From Vanacampus margaritifer isolate UIUO_Vmar chromosome 8, RoL_Vmar_1.0, whole genome shotgun sequence, a single genomic window includes:
- the arf3b gene encoding ADP-ribosylation factor 3b gives MGNIFGNLLKSLIGKKEMRILMVGLDAAGKTTILYKLKLGEIVTTIPTIGFNVETVEYKNISFTVWDVGGQDKIRPLWRHYFQNTQGLIFVVDSNDRERVNEAREELMRMLAEDELRDAVLLVFANKQDLPNAMNAAEITDKLGLHSLRHRNWYIQATCATSGDGLYEGLDWLANQLKNKK, from the exons ATGGGGAACATATTTGGGAATCTGTTGAAGAGCCTCATAGGGAAGAAGGAGATGAGGATCCTGATGGTGGGCCTCGACGCTGCAGGAAAAACTACAATCCTCTACAAGCTCAAACTGGGGGAAATAGTCACCACAATCCCAACCATCG GCTTTAATGTGGAGACGGTGGAGTACAAGAACATCAGCTTCACTGTGTGGGATGTGGGTGGGCAGGATAAGATCCGCCCCCTCTGGAGACACTACTTTCAAAACACACAAG gTTTAATCTTTGTGGTGGACAGCAATGATAGAGAGCGTGTCAATGAGGCGCGAGAGGAGCTGATGAGGATGCTGGCCGAGGATGAACTGAGAGATGCAGTGCTCCTCGTGTTTGCCAATAAACAG GACTTGCCGAACGCCATGAACGCCGCCGAGATCACAGACAAGTTGGGTTTACACTCCCTGCGCCACCGCAACTGGTACATCCAGGCCACCTGCGCCACCAGCGGCGACGGCCTCTACGAGGGCCTCGATTGGCTGGCCAATCAGCTGAAGAACAAGAAGTAG